From Micromonospora rhizosphaerae, the proteins below share one genomic window:
- a CDS encoding alpha/beta fold hydrolase, giving the protein MPFITVGTENSAPIDLYYEDHGSGQPVVLIHGFPFSGATWEKQVPALLSSGYRTITYDRRGFGNSAQPAAGYDYDTFAADLDVLMTELDLRDAILVGHSMGTGEVTRYLGRYGSDRVSRAVLLAPLAPFLLKTADNPEGVDQSLFDGFKQAIQHDRFAFLTQFCNNFFNWEQNKGKLVTEEAYRAHWQIGARASAIGTLQSVDAWLTDFRGDVSRIDVPVLIVQGTEDNVLPYPATGQRLQPLLAGSQLITLNGAPHGTPWTNAADVNHAILEFTGAPAMARA; this is encoded by the coding sequence ATGCCCTTCATCACCGTGGGGACGGAGAACTCCGCGCCCATCGACCTGTACTACGAGGATCACGGTTCGGGTCAGCCCGTCGTGCTGATCCACGGCTTCCCGTTCAGCGGGGCCACCTGGGAGAAACAGGTCCCCGCCCTGCTCAGCTCGGGATACCGGACCATCACCTACGACCGGCGCGGTTTCGGCAATTCCGCACAGCCGGCGGCAGGGTACGACTACGACACCTTCGCGGCCGACCTCGACGTGCTGATGACGGAGCTGGACCTGCGCGACGCGATCCTGGTCGGCCACTCGATGGGCACCGGCGAGGTGACCCGCTACCTCGGCAGATACGGCTCGGACCGGGTGAGCAGGGCGGTGCTGCTGGCGCCGCTCGCGCCGTTCCTGCTCAAGACGGCGGACAACCCGGAGGGGGTCGACCAGAGCCTCTTCGACGGGTTCAAGCAGGCCATCCAGCACGACCGGTTCGCCTTCCTCACCCAGTTCTGCAACAACTTCTTCAACTGGGAACAGAACAAGGGGAAGCTGGTCACCGAGGAGGCGTACCGGGCGCACTGGCAGATCGGTGCACGGGCCTCGGCGATCGGGACGTTGCAGAGCGTGGACGCCTGGCTGACCGACTTCCGGGGCGACGTGTCCCGGATCGACGTGCCCGTGCTGATCGTGCAGGGCACCGAGGACAATGTGCTGCCGTACCCCGCGACCGGGCAGCGGTTGCAGCCGCTGCTGGCCGGCAGTCAGTTGATCACGCTGAACGGGGCGCCGCACGGCACCCCGTGGACGAACGCCGCCGACGTCAACCACGCGATCCTGGAGTTCACCGGCGCCCCGGCGATGGCCCGGGCCTGA
- a CDS encoding TatD family hydrolase yields the protein MLAAMTEPNESRKQRAARRAGEFPPAPEPLPRPVLDSHTHLDITVSEAGVPGGGSADDPVAAAIEVAAGVGVDRLVQVGVDVESSRWSADVAEKYPAVLATVALHPNEAPRLADLDEALREIEALAARDRVRGVGETGMDFFRTGDEGRAAQEESFRAHIAIAKRYDKALVIHDRDAHADVLRILDDEGAPDTVVLHCFSGDAEFAAECVRRGYLLSFAGTVTFGTAGALREAAAVTPIDQMLVETDAPYLTPMPHRGRPNASYLIPLTVRSLAGTTGADLDELCAAISVTGDRVFGPW from the coding sequence ATGCTGGCCGCGATGACCGAGCCGAACGAATCACGCAAGCAGCGGGCCGCCCGCCGGGCCGGGGAGTTCCCGCCCGCCCCGGAGCCGCTGCCCCGTCCCGTGCTGGACAGCCACACCCACCTGGACATCACCGTCAGCGAGGCGGGAGTCCCGGGCGGCGGCAGCGCGGACGACCCGGTCGCCGCGGCGATCGAGGTGGCCGCCGGCGTCGGCGTGGACCGGCTGGTCCAGGTCGGCGTCGACGTGGAGTCCTCCCGGTGGAGCGCGGACGTGGCGGAGAAGTACCCGGCGGTGCTGGCCACCGTCGCGCTGCACCCGAACGAGGCGCCCCGGCTGGCCGACCTGGACGAGGCGCTGCGCGAGATCGAGGCGCTCGCCGCCCGGGACCGGGTCCGGGGCGTCGGCGAGACCGGGATGGACTTCTTCCGTACCGGCGACGAGGGGCGAGCCGCGCAGGAGGAGAGCTTCCGCGCCCACATCGCGATCGCCAAGCGGTACGACAAGGCGCTGGTCATCCACGACCGGGACGCGCACGCCGACGTGCTGCGCATCCTCGACGACGAGGGCGCCCCGGACACGGTGGTGCTGCACTGCTTCTCCGGCGACGCGGAGTTCGCCGCCGAGTGCGTCCGCCGGGGCTACCTGCTCAGCTTCGCCGGCACCGTCACCTTCGGCACCGCGGGGGCGCTGCGCGAGGCCGCCGCGGTCACCCCGATCGACCAGATGCTGGTGGAGACCGACGCCCCGTACCTGACCCCGATGCCGCACCGGGGACGGCCGAACGCGTCCTACCTGATCCCGCTGACGGTCCGGTCGCTGGCCGGCACCACCGGCGCGGACCTCGACGAGCTCTGCGCGGCGATCTCCGTGACCGGCGACCGCGTCTTCGGCCCGTGGTGA
- the rsmA gene encoding 16S rRNA (adenine(1518)-N(6)/adenine(1519)-N(6))-dimethyltransferase RsmA: MTGLLGPAEIRELAARLGVVPTKKLGQNFVHDPNTVRRIVTAAGLTPDDVALEVGPGLGSLTLALLPVAAHVHAVEIDPALAGALPETAARFVGPDAGRLTVHRADALRVRAAELADPAPTALVANLPYNVAVPVVLHLLAELPSLRHGLVMVQKEVADRLTAGPGSKVYGVPSVKLAWYARARAAGRVPPNVFWPVPNVDSGLVAFTRREPPRHDVPRERVFAVVDAAFAQRRKTLRAALAGWAGGADRAAAALTAAGVDPGARGESLTVEQFAAITASAPTVAAPEQ; this comes from the coding sequence ATGACCGGTCTCCTCGGCCCGGCGGAGATCCGGGAACTGGCCGCCCGCCTGGGCGTCGTCCCCACCAAGAAGCTCGGCCAGAACTTCGTGCACGACCCGAACACCGTCCGCCGGATCGTCACCGCCGCCGGGCTGACCCCGGACGACGTGGCGCTGGAGGTCGGCCCCGGGCTCGGTTCGCTCACCCTGGCCCTGCTCCCGGTGGCCGCCCACGTGCACGCCGTGGAGATCGACCCGGCGCTGGCCGGCGCGCTGCCGGAGACCGCCGCCCGGTTCGTCGGCCCGGACGCCGGGCGGCTCACCGTGCACCGCGCCGACGCGCTGCGGGTCCGCGCCGCCGAGCTGGCCGACCCCGCGCCGACCGCGCTGGTGGCCAACCTTCCCTACAACGTGGCGGTGCCGGTGGTGCTGCACCTCCTCGCCGAGCTGCCCAGCCTCCGGCACGGCCTGGTGATGGTGCAGAAGGAGGTCGCCGACCGGCTGACCGCCGGTCCCGGTTCCAAGGTGTACGGCGTCCCGTCGGTCAAGCTCGCCTGGTACGCCCGGGCGCGGGCCGCCGGCCGGGTGCCGCCGAACGTCTTCTGGCCGGTGCCGAACGTCGACTCCGGCCTGGTCGCCTTCACCCGCCGCGAGCCGCCCCGCCACGACGTACCCCGGGAACGGGTCTTCGCGGTGGTGGACGCGGCGTTCGCGCAGCGGCGCAAGACCCTGCGCGCCGCGCTGGCCGGCTGGGCCGGCGGCGCGGACCGGGCCGCCGCCGCGCTGACCGCCGCCGGCGTCGATCCCGGCGCCCGGGGCGAGTCGCTCACCGTCGAGCAGTTCGCCGCCATCACCGCGTCGGCTCCGACCGTCGCGGCTCCCGAGCAGTAG
- a CDS encoding Uma2 family endonuclease — protein sequence MTAQPIDPAAAGMWYPDPVRQRLADYTIEDVLTLPDEAPRVELRDGVLVVVPSPTYGHQNIGNLLWMWLHQHAPTDLAPATAVGVAIDHRNTFEPDVVLLKRPVSGDRHYFDAQQVILAAEVVSPGTRRRDRLEKPADYADAGIPHYWRIEQNPVHVYAYDLVDGRYELAADSAEELIVEKPFDIRLRVRDITP from the coding sequence GTGACCGCGCAGCCGATCGACCCCGCCGCCGCAGGCATGTGGTACCCCGATCCGGTCCGTCAGCGCCTCGCCGACTACACCATCGAGGACGTGCTAACCCTGCCCGACGAAGCCCCGCGCGTCGAGCTGCGTGACGGAGTGCTCGTCGTGGTCCCTTCCCCGACCTACGGCCACCAGAACATCGGGAACCTGCTCTGGATGTGGTTGCACCAGCATGCGCCGACCGACCTGGCGCCGGCGACCGCGGTCGGCGTGGCGATCGACCACCGGAACACTTTCGAGCCGGATGTCGTGCTGCTCAAACGCCCCGTGTCGGGGGATCGCCACTACTTCGACGCCCAGCAGGTGATCCTGGCGGCCGAGGTCGTTTCGCCAGGTACCCGGCGGAGGGACCGGTTGGAGAAGCCGGCGGACTACGCCGACGCCGGCATCCCGCACTACTGGCGGATCGAGCAGAATCCCGTGCACGTGTACGCGTACGACCTGGTTGACGGCCGGTACGAGCTGGCCGCCGACTCCGCCGAGGAGCTGATCGTGGAAAAGCCGTTCGACATCCGGTTGCGCGTCCGGGACATCACCCCGTGA
- a CDS encoding 4-(cytidine 5'-diphospho)-2-C-methyl-D-erythritol kinase, with the protein MTEAWRPDEEEEQQRRGASGPVKVRVPAKVNLHLGVGPLRRDGYHELNTVYHAISIYDELTARRGDTLTLTMEGEGAGELALDDSNLVIRAAHALAGYAGVPPHARLHLRKQIPLAGGLAGGSADAAAALVACDTLWGTGLSRDELAGIAADLGSDVPFLIHGGTALGTGRGEAVSPVLARPTSWHWVVAIAEGGLSTPAAYRELDRLRDAGTAGEPLGSTDALLAALRQRDPRVLAATLGNDLQDAALTMRPSLTETLKAGEQAGALAGIVSGSGPTCVFLATDEAHAGRVAADLAAAGVCREARVAHGPVAGARVV; encoded by the coding sequence GTGACCGAGGCCTGGCGACCGGACGAGGAGGAGGAGCAGCAGCGGCGGGGGGCCAGCGGGCCGGTCAAGGTACGGGTGCCCGCCAAGGTCAACCTGCACCTCGGGGTGGGCCCGCTGCGCCGCGACGGCTACCACGAGCTGAACACCGTGTACCACGCCATCTCGATCTACGACGAGCTGACCGCCCGGCGCGGCGACACCCTCACCCTCACCATGGAGGGGGAGGGCGCTGGCGAGCTCGCCCTGGACGACTCCAACCTGGTGATCCGGGCCGCCCACGCCCTCGCCGGGTACGCCGGGGTGCCGCCGCACGCCCGGTTGCACCTGCGCAAGCAGATCCCCCTCGCGGGTGGGCTGGCCGGCGGCAGCGCCGACGCCGCCGCTGCGCTGGTCGCCTGCGACACGCTCTGGGGCACCGGGCTGTCCCGCGACGAGCTGGCCGGGATCGCCGCCGACCTCGGCTCCGACGTGCCCTTCCTGATCCACGGCGGCACCGCCCTGGGCACCGGGCGGGGCGAGGCGGTCAGCCCGGTGCTGGCCCGCCCCACCTCCTGGCACTGGGTGGTGGCGATCGCCGAGGGTGGCCTCTCCACCCCGGCGGCGTACCGGGAGCTCGACCGGCTGCGCGACGCCGGCACCGCCGGCGAGCCGCTGGGCAGCACCGACGCGCTGCTCGCCGCGCTGCGCCAGCGCGACCCCCGGGTGCTCGCCGCCACCCTCGGCAACGACCTCCAGGACGCGGCCCTGACCATGCGCCCGTCGCTGACCGAGACGCTCAAGGCGGGGGAGCAGGCCGGCGCGCTCGCCGGGATCGTCTCCGGCTCCGGGCCGACCTGCGTCTTCCTCGCCACCGACGAGGCGCACGCCGGCCGGGTCGCCGCCGATCTTGCGGCCGCCGGGGTGTGCCGGGAGGCGCGGGTGGCGCACGGCCCGGTCGCCGGCGCCCGCGTCGTCTGA